Proteins co-encoded in one Leptospira yasudae genomic window:
- the pilM gene encoding pilus assembly protein PilM, whose amino-acid sequence MFIYDQFLAIDYGTSTIKGVLFQKVLGKLSILRSEIMSISHGEEDEYRHNVLRFINSYFPGETSIVLNLPLDRLFVRELHIPLTTVKAIREVIPFEVENRIPFPMETVEVTGSIWRIDQEKSDVIAYSAHHSELDFITAPFLGSNIVFRGLFVDSVSLSSVISEHTNKEITYKNCAQADIGGRITILNILSEGKVAHTRYISMGGDTLTEQIASDLKIPFEKAEAIKLSLQFEPFSGEEDGLNLFAKEFKLKNADIKKAFQSASKFTEKLSSEILRSIVSMNETERPEVLYLSGGGSKVRGIESVLGEALGLITRRYDFLPLDGDTFSTCFGMGYHFGFAKKDKIDFIDTPHVKRINKNILNFDQFRPHLIFSGISLFILITVFFVGIVIDKRKLSASDKMLAEKFQRGFGRSAPEDVDILEYATKLKNDEKKKTEIYRLYLSKPSILDILFELSMNFPASDMQPFQLDQFDYDQDLVKIGGRVNEFSEIGVVQRSLEKSPMFKDIEVTNKRLMQGVKAYKVSFTITMKVVNKPVSSEESF is encoded by the coding sequence ATGTTTATTTACGATCAATTTCTCGCAATCGACTACGGAACGAGCACGATCAAAGGAGTTCTTTTTCAAAAGGTCCTCGGAAAGCTGAGCATTCTCCGTTCCGAAATCATGAGCATCTCTCATGGAGAAGAGGACGAATATAGACACAACGTTCTTCGGTTTATCAATTCCTATTTTCCCGGCGAAACGAGCATCGTTCTCAATCTTCCGCTCGATCGCTTGTTCGTGCGAGAGCTTCACATCCCGTTGACGACGGTAAAGGCGATCCGGGAAGTCATTCCTTTCGAAGTCGAAAACAGAATCCCGTTTCCGATGGAAACCGTGGAAGTCACCGGAAGCATCTGGAGAATCGATCAGGAAAAATCGGACGTCATCGCGTATTCGGCTCACCACAGCGAACTCGATTTTATCACCGCTCCGTTTCTCGGTAGCAATATCGTCTTCCGCGGTTTATTCGTGGATTCGGTGAGTTTGTCTTCGGTGATTTCGGAACACACGAACAAAGAGATCACGTATAAAAATTGCGCGCAAGCCGACATCGGCGGAAGAATCACGATCCTAAATATCCTCAGCGAAGGAAAGGTCGCACATACAAGATACATCTCCATGGGAGGAGACACTCTCACGGAGCAAATCGCGTCCGATCTCAAGATTCCGTTTGAAAAAGCGGAAGCGATCAAACTTTCTCTTCAATTCGAACCGTTTTCAGGCGAAGAAGACGGTCTCAATCTTTTCGCAAAAGAGTTCAAACTCAAAAACGCGGACATTAAAAAAGCGTTTCAAAGCGCATCGAAGTTCACGGAAAAACTTTCGTCCGAAATCCTTCGAAGTATCGTTTCGATGAACGAAACCGAAAGACCGGAAGTATTGTATCTTTCCGGCGGGGGAAGCAAGGTTCGGGGGATCGAATCCGTTTTGGGCGAGGCGCTAGGACTGATCACTCGACGTTACGATTTTCTTCCTTTAGACGGAGACACGTTCTCTACTTGTTTCGGAATGGGATATCATTTCGGTTTTGCAAAAAAGGACAAGATCGACTTCATCGATACGCCTCACGTAAAACGCATCAACAAGAACATTCTCAACTTCGATCAGTTCCGTCCTCATTTGATTTTTTCGGGAATTTCTTTGTTCATTCTCATCACCGTCTTTTTCGTGGGAATCGTAATCGACAAAAGAAAATTGAGCGCGAGCGACAAAATGCTCGCCGAAAAATTCCAGCGCGGCTTCGGCAGATCCGCTCCGGAAGACGTAGATATATTAGAATATGCAACTAAACTCAAGAACGACGAGAAAAAGAAGACCGAGATCTACAGACTTTACCTGAGTAAACCGAGCATTCTCGACATTCTTTTCGAACTTTCGATGAACTTTCCCGCATCCGATATGCAGCCGTTCCAATTGGATCAGTTCGACTACGATCAGGATCTGGTCAAAATCGGCGGAAGAGTGAACGAATTCAGCGAGATCGGGGTCGTTCAAAGATCGCTCGAAAAATCTCCCATGTTCAAGGATATTGAAGTTACGAACAAACGATTGATGCAGGGAGTGAAGGCCTATAAGGTTTCCTTTACGATTACGATGAAGGTAGTGAACAAACCGGTCTCTTCCGAGGAGTCCTTTTAA
- a CDS encoding AI-2E family transporter codes for MIEPVHANPEPGKYTFLIFFSILFIFALGVFFLVFRPYLYSSLMALILYLATRRQYKLLKGYLGEKFQWLVPWIMITLVSMIVLIPSYFVIRTLIQEALSILFKMRISLSEDKVIETLMNFAMLTDFITDNEFFWVKVPEIYGEFAENYVDILNLDSIYGILSNASSFILGNIELPTGILMNLFFALLVLFFLYQDGKKVERFILDNLPFSRQLEEQVGRKVTSAVQTVIRGNLIISILQGTAVYVLLLIAGISSPFLYASLAAFFSIIPVIGTSVVWLPIGLYILFLENNPMMAVFFMGSGLFFYLALENFVKPRMLDKKLQVHPLLIFLSLIGGIKEFGIMGLVVGPVAVTLVVILWDFWKLYRRELILNKGHR; via the coding sequence ATGATCGAGCCAGTACATGCAAACCCCGAACCGGGAAAATATACGTTTCTGATTTTCTTTTCGATCCTGTTTATCTTCGCACTCGGCGTTTTCTTTCTCGTTTTTCGTCCGTATTTGTATTCTTCCTTGATGGCGCTCATTTTGTATCTCGCGACCAGAAGACAATACAAACTCTTGAAAGGATATTTGGGGGAGAAGTTTCAGTGGCTCGTACCGTGGATCATGATCACGCTCGTATCGATGATCGTTCTCATCCCATCGTATTTCGTGATCCGCACCTTGATTCAAGAGGCGCTTTCGATTCTTTTTAAAATGAGAATTTCGTTAAGCGAAGACAAGGTCATCGAAACGCTGATGAACTTCGCGATGCTTACGGATTTCATCACGGACAACGAATTCTTCTGGGTTAAAGTTCCCGAAATCTACGGAGAATTCGCGGAGAACTACGTCGATATTCTCAACTTGGATTCGATTTACGGAATTCTAAGCAACGCTTCTTCGTTTATCTTAGGAAACATCGAACTCCCTACCGGAATTCTGATGAATCTTTTTTTCGCTTTATTGGTTTTATTCTTTTTGTATCAAGACGGAAAAAAAGTGGAACGGTTCATCTTGGACAATCTTCCCTTTTCCAGACAACTCGAGGAACAGGTGGGAAGAAAAGTGACTTCCGCCGTACAAACCGTAATCCGCGGAAATCTCATCATTTCGATCTTGCAAGGAACTGCCGTCTACGTCCTTCTTTTGATCGCGGGAATTTCGAGTCCGTTTTTATACGCGAGTTTGGCCGCCTTTTTTTCCATCATTCCAGTGATCGGGACGTCGGTGGTTTGGTTACCGATCGGACTGTACATTCTCTTTTTGGAAAACAATCCGATGATGGCCGTGTTTTTTATGGGAAGCGGTTTGTTCTTTTATCTCGCTCTTGAGAATTTCGTAAAACCGAGAATGCTCGATAAAAAACTGCAGGTTCACCCTCTTCTGATTTTTCTTTCCCTTATCGGAGGAATCAAGGAATTCGGCATCATGGGACTCGTCGTCGGACCGGTCGCGGTTACGTTAGTCGTCATTCTTTGGGATTTTTGGAAACTCTACCGCAGGGAATTGATTTTGAACAAGGGGCACCGGTAA
- a CDS encoding cytochrome C, with amino-acid sequence MILKFLKWTGTFLLIVVLGVATATLVRQNLKYDAPYPDVTSSSDPVVIERGRHLATGPAHCVECHKNVAEVESGVPILQASLSGGRVFALPVGNFYTPNITPDPETGIGKLSDREIARSLRYGVRADGTVLFDFMPFHNTSDEDLTSILSFLRSLPPKSNPIPKHELNLIGKVLKAFVVKPVGPKGEVLKSITPAANIEYGEYLAGSVANCNGCHTKRNMIGEFIGEPYAGGAPMMEPGKETLIPPNLTPHSEGKISLWTEEEFLKRFRLGKLVEHSHMPWGPYARMSDLELKAIYRFLKSLRPAKNPE; translated from the coding sequence ATGATCTTAAAGTTCTTAAAATGGACTGGGACCTTTCTACTGATCGTCGTATTAGGCGTCGCGACGGCTACTCTGGTGCGACAGAATTTAAAATACGACGCACCGTATCCGGACGTGACATCTTCTTCGGATCCGGTCGTAATCGAACGCGGGAGACATTTGGCGACGGGCCCGGCCCATTGTGTCGAATGTCATAAGAACGTCGCCGAAGTGGAATCCGGTGTTCCGATTCTGCAAGCTTCTCTTTCCGGAGGACGGGTATTTGCGCTTCCCGTTGGAAATTTTTATACTCCGAATATTACGCCTGATCCGGAAACCGGCATCGGTAAATTATCCGATCGGGAAATCGCACGTTCTCTTCGATACGGAGTGCGCGCGGATGGAACGGTACTTTTCGACTTTATGCCGTTTCATAACACGAGCGACGAGGATCTAACGTCGATTTTATCCTTCCTTAGGAGTTTGCCTCCGAAATCGAATCCGATTCCGAAACACGAATTGAATCTGATCGGAAAAGTTCTCAAGGCCTTCGTTGTAAAACCGGTAGGGCCTAAAGGAGAAGTTTTGAAATCGATCACTCCCGCAGCGAATATAGAATACGGCGAATACTTGGCGGGAAGCGTAGCCAACTGCAACGGCTGTCATACCAAACGGAACATGATTGGAGAATTCATCGGAGAACCGTATGCGGGAGGAGCGCCGATGATGGAACCGGGAAAGGAAACCTTAATTCCTCCCAACTTAACGCCCCACTCGGAAGGAAAAATCTCGCTTTGGACCGAGGAAGAATTCCTAAAACGATTTAGGCTCGGAAAACTTGTGGAGCACAGCCATATGCCTTGGGGTCCGTATGCAAGAATGAGCGATCTGGAATTGAAAGCGATTTATCGATTTTTGAAATCTCTAAGACCCGCCAAAAATCCCGAGTAA
- a CDS encoding exodeoxyribonuclease VII small subunit: MAESKSKISFEEALMELEQIAEKLERQDFSLEESLKAYERGMELKKICQGILDTAEGKIEALTKDETKKTVKTGFKGGESKSESKSSASSSSAKTSEEEDLF, translated from the coding sequence ATGGCAGAATCAAAATCTAAAATTTCTTTCGAAGAAGCTTTGATGGAACTAGAACAAATCGCGGAAAAACTGGAACGCCAGGATTTCAGTTTGGAAGAATCTCTCAAGGCTTACGAACGAGGAATGGAACTCAAAAAGATCTGCCAAGGAATTCTGGATACGGCAGAAGGAAAGATCGAAGCTTTGACCAAGGACGAAACGAAAAAAACGGTAAAGACCGGATTCAAAGGCGGGGAATCCAAGTCGGAATCGAAATCTTCCGCGTCTTCTTCCTCTGCAAAGACTTCCGAAGAAGAGGACTTGTTCTAA
- the gspN gene encoding type II secretion system protein GspN produces MKKEEEFQEETALTPEEEEFLTLELQEEEEEAAPRFTLKQKLILIATGVFSFLIFTLWLFPLDEIIRSSLNSSSSQTGTIINFRDMSISILGNVTLDTLEINTPSNLKIKTEETVLKTSLFGLMKRKFDGKFKIESLKIDTENGPLMKVPRIEGQGKFENLNGGIARVVGNLDLEIPPAPSAGMILGLPEIPLLGELKNITIKKFLTKINVQGGNLIFNDFTLDTSIARCDITGNIRLSDNIAFSQLNLRICLELDRNFALERQDIEDMLTVLEKQSGSKCIPVMGTINKPEAKIPGLTGPPGSP; encoded by the coding sequence ATGAAAAAAGAAGAAGAATTTCAGGAAGAAACGGCTCTTACTCCCGAAGAGGAAGAATTCCTGACCCTCGAACTTCAGGAAGAGGAAGAAGAGGCCGCCCCGCGTTTTACTCTCAAACAAAAACTCATCCTGATCGCGACGGGAGTTTTTTCCTTTCTCATCTTTACTCTTTGGCTTTTTCCTTTGGATGAAATCATCCGCAGTTCTTTGAATTCCTCTTCTTCCCAAACCGGAACCATCATCAATTTCCGCGATATGAGCATTTCCATTTTAGGGAACGTGACCCTCGATACCCTCGAAATCAATACGCCTTCCAACTTGAAAATCAAAACGGAAGAAACCGTTTTGAAAACCTCCTTGTTCGGTTTAATGAAACGCAAGTTCGACGGGAAATTCAAAATCGAAAGCCTGAAAATCGATACGGAAAACGGACCTTTGATGAAAGTTCCCCGCATAGAAGGCCAGGGAAAATTCGAAAACTTAAACGGCGGAATCGCAAGGGTTGTCGGGAACCTCGATCTGGAAATTCCACCGGCTCCTTCGGCGGGAATGATCTTGGGTTTACCCGAAATTCCTCTGCTTGGAGAATTGAAAAATATCACGATCAAAAAGTTTCTCACGAAGATCAATGTGCAGGGCGGGAATCTGATCTTTAACGATTTCACCTTGGATACTTCGATCGCGCGATGCGATATCACGGGGAACATTCGGTTATCCGATAACATTGCCTTTTCTCAGCTTAATCTTAGAATCTGTCTCGAACTCGATCGTAACTTCGCGTTGGAAAGACAGGACATAGAAGACATGTTGACCGTCTTAGAAAAACAAAGCGGCAGTAAATGTATTCCGGTGATGGGAACCATCAACAAACCGGAAGCCAAGATTCCCGGATTGACCGGACCACCGGGCAGCCCTTAA
- a CDS encoding D-Ala-D-Ala carboxypeptidase family metallohydrolase has protein sequence MNKLVLKSIVLFLPLLCSFCDFQPHTPPSKEQWNEFRNLPENRKKILALETFLKERKVFNVVPVEQLLRQGTDWRQMKSRPFAIPPQEFWSNIVPTLKVIRDLILPRIGPVTVVSGFREADYNEKAGGANSSRHLLFSAVDMIPDHEIERGELKRRLLKLWENDGFDRKIGLGLYSRNRFHIDTSGFRKWEK, from the coding sequence ATGAACAAACTCGTTCTTAAGAGCATTGTTTTATTTTTGCCGCTTCTCTGTTCTTTCTGCGATTTCCAGCCTCATACTCCTCCTTCTAAAGAGCAGTGGAACGAATTCAGGAACCTTCCCGAAAACCGAAAGAAAATTCTCGCCTTGGAAACGTTTCTTAAAGAACGCAAAGTTTTCAATGTGGTTCCCGTTGAACAACTTCTGAGACAAGGCACCGATTGGAGACAAATGAAAAGCCGACCTTTCGCGATTCCGCCCCAAGAGTTCTGGTCGAACATCGTACCGACTTTAAAAGTCATTCGAGATTTGATTCTTCCCCGAATCGGCCCCGTAACGGTGGTTTCCGGTTTTCGAGAAGCGGACTATAACGAAAAAGCCGGCGGTGCAAATTCCAGCCGTCATCTTCTTTTTTCCGCTGTAGATATGATCCCCGATCATGAAATCGAACGAGGCGAGTTGAAAAGACGCCTTTTGAAACTTTGGGAAAACGACGGTTTTGATCGAAAGATCGGACTCGGATTGTATTCTCGAAACCGGTTTCATATCGACACAAGCGGTTTTCGCAAGTGGGAAAAGTAA
- the xseA gene encoding exodeoxyribonuclease VII large subunit — translation MEDSKPLSVSEVTRILKNIITGSKDLKNIWVRGEISNYSKPSSGHIYFSLKDSGSLIRCTFFNYSNKNYSGKPLSDGKEIQVYGTVTLYEAGGSYNLNVTRVEELGQGDILLQIEKLKQKLAAEGLFDPERKRRIPSFPKTLGIATSPSGAAIEDIIKVARSRFPGINILIAPCVVQGEEAPDSIVSAIEELNKPSWNVDVIIAGRGGGSFEDLMAFNDEKVIRAYANSRVPIISAVGHQTDVLLSDFAADFYTPTPTAAAEHAVPKEEDVLQFLSQLEGRLRTSLQAKVSSSKDRLRLLSGKFIFKEPMQLLNQRSQRIDEIGVRLQKAVSNKMDLAKVRLERYDNLTSKIRNILYHKKQKAEFWTSKVEDLSPAATMKRGYSIVRNQKGSIIRSPEETKPEEELQVLLSGGTMQVIRKGN, via the coding sequence TTGGAAGATTCCAAACCACTTTCCGTTTCGGAAGTCACGAGGATTCTCAAAAATATCATCACCGGATCCAAGGACTTAAAGAACATCTGGGTTCGGGGAGAAATCTCCAACTACAGCAAACCCAGTTCCGGACATATTTACTTTTCGCTAAAAGATTCAGGATCGCTGATTCGCTGTACTTTTTTCAATTATTCCAATAAGAATTATTCGGGAAAACCTCTCTCGGACGGAAAGGAAATCCAAGTCTACGGAACGGTGACTCTATACGAAGCGGGAGGTTCTTACAACCTCAACGTAACGCGAGTCGAAGAACTTGGACAAGGCGATATTCTTCTTCAAATCGAAAAGCTCAAACAAAAACTCGCCGCGGAAGGACTTTTTGATCCCGAACGCAAACGGAGAATTCCTTCCTTTCCCAAAACTCTTGGAATCGCCACCTCTCCTTCCGGTGCGGCCATCGAGGACATCATCAAAGTCGCCCGTTCCCGATTTCCGGGGATCAACATATTGATCGCGCCTTGCGTCGTTCAGGGGGAAGAAGCGCCCGATTCGATCGTATCCGCCATCGAAGAATTGAACAAACCATCTTGGAACGTGGACGTGATCATCGCGGGACGAGGCGGAGGAAGTTTCGAGGATCTTATGGCGTTTAACGACGAAAAGGTGATTCGAGCTTATGCGAACTCGAGGGTCCCGATCATCTCCGCGGTCGGTCACCAGACGGACGTATTGTTAAGCGACTTTGCGGCCGATTTTTATACGCCCACCCCAACGGCTGCCGCGGAACACGCCGTTCCGAAGGAAGAGGACGTTCTTCAGTTTTTATCTCAGTTGGAAGGAAGACTAAGAACCTCTTTGCAGGCCAAGGTTTCTTCGAGCAAGGATCGGCTTCGACTTTTGTCCGGAAAATTCATCTTCAAAGAACCGATGCAGCTTCTCAATCAGAGAAGTCAAAGAATCGACGAGATCGGAGTTCGATTGCAGAAAGCCGTTTCCAACAAAATGGATTTGGCGAAAGTTCGACTCGAACGATACGATAACCTTACATCCAAGATTCGGAATATTCTGTATCATAAAAAACAAAAGGCCGAGTTTTGGACTTCCAAGGTGGAGGATCTTTCTCCGGCGGCTACGATGAAGCGCGGTTACTCCATCGTTCGAAATCAAAAAGGCAGCATTATACGATCTCCGGAAGAAACCAAACCGGAAGAAGAATTGCAGGTTTTGCTTTCCGGCGGAACGATGCAAGTGATCAGAAAAGGAAACTAA
- a CDS encoding vitamin B12-dependent ribonucleotide reductase: MKLNRHFTVPSNGEPSSIQWAKRNSRITNPDGSKVFEANNILVPEGWSQVAVDILAQKYFRRKGIPKYLKKVQEEGIPEWLQKSVPDTEKLESLKPEDRFGGETSALEVFHRLAGCWTYWGYKYKYFSDEESAKVFYDEIVYMLATQMAAPNSPQWFNTGLNWAYGIDGKSQGHYYVDPATGKLVKSASAYEHPQPHACFIQSVDDDLVNDGGIMDLWVREARLFKYGSGTGTNFSNLRGENEPLSGGGKSSGLMSFLKIGDRAAGAIKSGGTTRRAAKMVCLDVDHPDIESFIDWKVTEEKKVASLVTGSMLNNRHLNAIMSACYEMETEERFDPKKNSALKKTILEAKKVLIPDNYIKRVIDLAKQGYKEILFEELTTDWQSDAYNTVSGQNSNNSVRLTNEFMTAVEQDQPWNLYFRTEKEKAKAEGRKAKPSQTLRARELWEKISYAAWASADPGTQYHTTINEWHTCPEDGSINASNPCSEYMFLDNTACNLASANLQKFVNLETLNFDVEGFRYLCRLWTIILEISVTMAQFPSKEIAELSYKFRTLGLGYANLGSILMILGIPYDSQEAMAITGAISSIMHMTAYATSAEMAKEQGPFAGYAKNKKHMLRVIRNHRRAAYNAPSGDYEGLTITPVGINPAFCPSYMLKAAQEDADLALELGEKYGYRNAQVTVIAPTGTIGLVMDCDTTGIEPDFALVKFKKLAGGGYFKIINQSVPYGLKKLGYSPSEIEAIVNYCKGHATLNGAPVVNTQALKEKGFTNEILEKVEASLPLAFDINFAFNKFNLGEDFLTRNLGIAKEVFDVPGFSLLEYLGFTKEEINKANDYVCGTMTIENAPFLKEKDYPVFDCANKCGKYGKRFLSYESHIRTMAAAQPFISGAISKTINLPEDAVVEDIKNAYFLSWKMMIKANALYRDGSKLSQPLNSVLELLNGIELDEHDEVREAMISKDPVQIAEKVITKYISHRRKLPSRRAGYTQKAIVGGHKVYLRTGEYEDGQIGEIFIDMHKEGAAFRSLMNAFAISVSLGLQHGVPLEEYVDAFTFFKFEPNGIVSGNKHIKMSTSVIDYIFRELAITYLGRYDLGQVAPEDLRGDEIGSKRATAESNHREPLSSAPTAVADVAPKKEVETISYSQMISKERTAAPTGIALLEEVKLAKIKGYTGDSCSECGSFEMVRNGSCLKCMSCGSTTGCS; encoded by the coding sequence ATGAAGCTGAATCGTCATTTTACCGTTCCTTCCAATGGTGAACCGTCCTCTATTCAATGGGCGAAGCGTAATTCCCGGATTACAAATCCGGATGGATCCAAGGTATTCGAGGCAAACAACATCCTCGTGCCCGAAGGATGGTCCCAGGTTGCGGTGGACATCCTTGCGCAGAAATACTTTCGCAGAAAAGGAATCCCTAAGTATCTCAAAAAGGTACAAGAGGAAGGAATTCCGGAATGGCTTCAAAAATCCGTTCCCGATACGGAAAAGCTCGAATCCTTAAAACCGGAAGATCGTTTCGGCGGTGAGACCAGCGCACTCGAAGTCTTTCATAGACTTGCGGGTTGTTGGACGTATTGGGGATACAAATACAAATATTTCTCCGATGAGGAAAGCGCCAAAGTTTTCTATGATGAAATCGTTTATATGCTCGCGACTCAGATGGCGGCTCCGAATTCTCCTCAGTGGTTCAATACCGGTTTGAATTGGGCTTATGGAATCGACGGTAAATCCCAAGGCCACTACTACGTCGATCCTGCGACCGGTAAGCTCGTAAAATCCGCTTCCGCTTACGAACATCCGCAACCGCACGCGTGTTTTATCCAAAGCGTGGACGATGATCTCGTCAACGACGGCGGTATCATGGATCTTTGGGTCCGCGAAGCTCGTCTTTTTAAATACGGTTCCGGAACGGGAACTAACTTCTCCAATTTAAGAGGAGAAAACGAACCTCTTTCCGGCGGAGGAAAAAGTTCCGGTCTGATGAGTTTCTTAAAAATCGGTGACCGCGCCGCAGGTGCGATCAAGTCCGGAGGAACCACTCGCCGCGCCGCGAAGATGGTTTGTCTCGACGTAGACCATCCCGATATCGAAAGTTTTATCGATTGGAAAGTGACGGAAGAAAAGAAAGTCGCTTCTCTCGTGACCGGTTCCATGCTGAACAACAGACATCTCAACGCGATCATGTCCGCGTGTTACGAGATGGAAACCGAAGAACGTTTCGATCCTAAAAAGAATTCCGCGTTAAAGAAAACCATTCTCGAAGCGAAGAAGGTTCTCATTCCGGACAACTACATCAAACGCGTGATCGACCTTGCAAAACAAGGATACAAGGAAATTCTTTTTGAAGAATTGACCACCGATTGGCAGTCTGACGCATACAACACCGTATCCGGTCAGAACAGCAACAACTCAGTTCGCTTAACAAATGAGTTCATGACCGCGGTGGAACAAGATCAACCTTGGAATCTGTATTTCAGAACCGAAAAGGAAAAAGCAAAGGCGGAAGGACGCAAAGCGAAACCTTCTCAAACTTTGAGAGCCCGTGAACTCTGGGAAAAAATTTCCTACGCGGCTTGGGCCAGCGCGGATCCTGGAACGCAATATCACACGACCATCAACGAATGGCATACGTGTCCGGAAGACGGTTCGATCAATGCGTCGAACCCCTGCTCCGAATATATGTTCCTGGATAACACTGCTTGTAACCTTGCGTCCGCGAACCTACAAAAATTCGTAAACCTCGAAACCTTGAATTTCGACGTGGAAGGATTCCGATATCTTTGCAGACTTTGGACTATCATTCTCGAAATCTCCGTGACTATGGCTCAGTTCCCTTCCAAGGAAATCGCCGAACTTTCGTATAAGTTCCGTACTTTAGGATTGGGTTACGCGAACCTCGGTTCGATTCTGATGATTCTTGGAATCCCTTACGATTCTCAAGAGGCTATGGCGATCACCGGAGCGATTTCTTCCATCATGCACATGACCGCTTACGCTACTTCCGCGGAAATGGCGAAAGAACAAGGTCCGTTTGCAGGATACGCGAAGAATAAAAAACACATGCTTCGTGTGATCCGCAACCACAGAAGAGCCGCTTATAACGCTCCTTCCGGCGATTATGAAGGTTTGACGATCACTCCTGTGGGAATCAATCCTGCGTTCTGCCCTTCTTATATGCTCAAAGCGGCGCAAGAAGACGCGGACTTAGCGTTGGAACTCGGTGAAAAATACGGGTACAGAAACGCGCAAGTAACCGTGATCGCTCCTACCGGAACGATCGGTCTCGTGATGGATTGTGATACGACCGGAATCGAGCCCGACTTCGCACTCGTGAAGTTCAAGAAACTCGCTGGCGGCGGTTATTTCAAAATCATCAATCAATCCGTTCCGTACGGTCTGAAAAAACTCGGTTATTCTCCGTCCGAAATCGAAGCGATCGTGAACTATTGCAAAGGTCACGCGACTTTGAACGGGGCTCCTGTGGTCAATACGCAAGCTCTGAAAGAAAAAGGATTCACGAACGAGATTCTCGAAAAAGTGGAAGCTTCTCTTCCTCTCGCGTTCGATATCAACTTCGCGTTCAACAAATTCAACTTAGGCGAAGACTTCCTAACTAGAAACTTAGGAATCGCAAAAGAAGTTTTCGACGTTCCGGGGTTCTCTCTTCTCGAATACTTAGGATTCACCAAAGAAGAAATCAATAAGGCGAACGACTATGTTTGCGGAACGATGACGATCGAAAACGCCCCTTTCTTGAAAGAGAAGGACTATCCGGTGTTCGATTGCGCGAACAAATGCGGTAAATACGGAAAACGTTTCCTTTCCTACGAATCCCATATCCGTACGATGGCGGCGGCTCAGCCTTTTATCAGCGGCGCGATTTCCAAAACGATCAACCTCCCCGAAGACGCGGTCGTGGAAGACATCAAAAACGCCTACTTCCTCTCTTGGAAGATGATGATCAAAGCGAACGCGCTTTACAGAGACGGATCCAAACTTTCTCAACCTCTCAATTCCGTATTAGAACTTTTGAATGGAATCGAATTGGACGAGCACGACGAAGTCAGAGAAGCGATGATCTCCAAAGATCCGGTTCAGATCGCGGAAAAGGTCATCACGAAATACATCTCTCACAGAAGAAAACTTCCGAGCAGAAGAGCTGGATATACTCAGAAAGCGATCGTTGGCGGTCACAAGGTTTATTTAAGAACCGGCGAATACGAAGACGGCCAGATCGGAGAGATCTTCATCGATATGCACAAGGAAGGAGCGGCGTTTAGAAGTTTGATGAACGCGTTCGCGATTTCCGTTTCTCTCGGTTTACAACACGGCGTTCCTTTGGAAGAATACGTGGATGCGTTTACGTTCTTCAAGTTCGAGCCGAACGGAATCGTTTCGGGAAACAAGCACATCAAGATGAGCACTTCCGTAATCGATTATATCTTCAGAGAATTGGCGATCACCTACCTCGGAAGATACGACCTCGGTCAAGTGGCTCCGGAAGATTTGAGAGGAGACGAGATCGGTTCCAAACGTGCGACGGCGGAATCCAATCATCGTGAACCGTTAAGTTCCGCGCCGACTGCGGTAGCGGACGTTGCTCCTAAAAAGGAAGTGGAAACGATTTCTTATTCTCAGATGATTTCCAAGGAAAGAACTGCGGCTCCTACCGGAATCGCTCTTCTGGAAGAAGTGAAACTCGCTAAGATCAAAGGTTACACCGGTGATTCTTGCTCCGAGTGCGGTTCCTTCGAGATGGTAAGAAACGGATCTTGTTTAAAATGTATGTCCTGTGGATCTACCACTGGATGTTCTTGA